The Styela clava chromosome 13, kaStyClav1.hap1.2, whole genome shotgun sequence genome has a window encoding:
- the LOC120332408 gene encoding uncharacterized protein LOC120332408: protein MEKPAKTAKYHDGKQLKKCLEESSERNKRIMETDPQTFCKICEKRFSSTSAYRRHIRIHTGEKPFSCEQCGKSFRQKSHLQGHTRMHKGHNPYPCKHCGKFFRNKSYLKIQERIHTGEKPFTCGECGKSFINISVFKWHIQSHTGVKRFTCKHCGKCFLMNSNLQRHILIHTGEKSHTCQHCGKSFLRNFQLKRHIRIHTGEKPYICKQCGMCFSERSTLENHVRIHTGEKPYTCQHCGKCFSQNGNLKDHSLIHTGKKSHACKHCGKCFLQNSKLKRHIRIHTGEKPYACKQCEKCFSDQSTLGGHIRTHTGERPYTCPHCGKCFLQKSHLNRHIRIHTGEKPYTCQHCSKSFSENSHLKRHIKIHTKKSSPSIVSDFSWVSSIIASLSKTFTQTSDMEESDGKMNPNKTCEKSFREESFLEIHKGSHRKKHFHVHTDEKPYSCEQCGKCFRQKCNLQVHTKTHGGDKPYVCNHCGKCFRRKGQLQTHERIHTGKKPFVCKECQKSCNSKQELHCHIRCHTGEKPFNCNDCGKCFSQQSNLKAHIRTHTGEKPYICKHCGKCFKQNSNLRRHVQTHTGEKSYSCDQCGKLFQLKWNLQAHVQMHYGHKPYVCRHCGKRFSHKNYSQIHERIHTEEKPYVCDKCKKAFKFKTDLKCHVRTHTGEKPYKCKYCERCFSCHSSLKNHIRIHTGEKPYSCDQCGKYFRTRSNLRTHTQIHDRDEPYACKYCGRRFRLKNYLQKHENIHTGKKPFSCEQCKKSFKTPEELKRHIQIHTRQKSYICQQCEKCFSNNYNLKRHIRTHSV from the exons ATGGAGAAACCTgctaaaacagcaaaatatcaTGATGGTAAACAATTAAAGAAGTGCTTGGAAGAATCTTCGGAAAGAAATAAACGTATTATGGAAACAGACCCGCAGACTTTCtgtaaaatttgtgaaaaaaggTTTTCTTCAACAAGTGCCTACAGGCGTCACATtcgaattcatactggtgaaaaaccgtTTTCTTGTGAGCAATGTGGAAAATCTTTCAGACAGAAAAGTCATCTACAGGGACATACCCGAATGCACAAAGGACATAACCCATATCCCTGTAAACATTGCGGTAAATTCTTCAGGAACAAaagttatttaaaaatacaagAAAGAATTCATACAGGAGAGAAACCTTTTACTTGTGGAGAATGTGGGAAGTCTTTCATCAATATAAGTGTTTTTAAATGGCATATTCAATCTCATACTGGGGTAAAACGTTTCACTTGTAAACATTGTGGAAAGTGTTTTTTGATGAACTCTAACTTGCAAAGACATATTCTAATCCATACAGGAGAGAAGTCACATACCTGTCAACATTGTGGAAAAAGTTTTTTGcgaaatttccaattgaaaagGCATATTAGAATTCATACTGGGGAAAAGCCGTACAtctgtaaacaatgtggaatgTGTTTTTCAGAGCGTTCTACTCTTGAAAATCATGTTAGAATCCATACCGGAGAAAAGCCATATACCTGTCAACATTGTGGAAAGTGTTTTTCGCAAAATGGTAACTTGAAAGACCATAGCCTAATCCATACAGGAAAAAAGTCACATGCCTGTAAACATTGTGGAAAGTGTTTTTTACAAAATTCCAAATTAAAAAGGCATATTAGAATTCATACAGGAGAAAAGCCATATGCCTGTAAACAATGTGAAAAGTGTTTTTCAGATCAATCTACGCTTGGAGGGCACATTAGAACCCACACAGGTGAAAGGCCATATACCTGTCCACACTGTGGAAAGTGTTTTTTGCAAAAGTCCCACTTGAATAGGCATATTCGTATCCATACCGGGGAAAAGCCATATACATGTCAACATTGTAGTAAGAGCTTTTCGGAAAATTCCCACTTGAAAAGACATATTAAAATTCATACTAAAAAAAGTAGCCCTTCGATTGTTAGCGATTTC TCATGGGTTTCATCAATAATTGCATCTTTGTCAAAGACATTTACACAAACTTCTGATATGGAGGAATCTGATGGAAAGATGAACCCGAATAAAACCTGCGAGAAGTCCTTTAGAGAAGAATCTTTTTTGGAAATACATAAAGGTAGTCACAGAAAAAAACACTTTCATGTCCACACTGATGAAAAACCATATTCTTGTGAACAATGCGGAAAATGTTTCCGACAAAAATGTAATCTACAAGTCCACACAAAAACTCATGGTGGAGATAAACCGTATGTTTGTAATCATTGTGGCAAGTGTTTCAGGCGAAAAGGGCAGTTACAGACGCATGAAAGAATCCATACAGGAAAGAAACCTTTTGTCTGTAAAGAATGTCAGAAGTCATGTAATTCGAAACAAGAATTACATTGTCATATTCGATGCCACACTGGAGAGAAACCGTTCAATTGTAATGATTGTGGAAAGTGTTTTTCGCAGCAGTCGAACTTAAAGGCTCATATTCGAACCCATACTGGCGAAAAGCCCTACATATGTAAACATTGTGGAAAATGTTTCAAGCAAAATTCTAACTTACGAAGACATGTTCAAacccatactggagaaaaatCATATTCTTGTGACCAATGTGGAAAATTATTTCAACTAAAATGGAATCTACAGGCTCATGTGCAAATGCATTATGGACATAAACCATATGTTTGCAGACATTGTGGTAAGCGCTTCAGTCACAAAAATTACTCACAGATTCATGAAAGGATCCATACtgaagagaaaccttatgtttgtgacAAATGCAAGAAGGCCTTCAAATTTAAAACAGATTTGAAATGTCATGTTCGAacccatactggagaaaaaccataCAAATGTAAATATTGTGAAAGGTGTTTTTCCTGTCATTCTAGCTTGAAAAACCATATTCGAATCCATACTGGAGAAAAGCCATATTCTTGTGATCaatgtggaaaatattttcGAACGAGAAGTAATCTACGGACACATACACAAATACATGACAGAGATGAACCATATGCTTGTAAATATTGTGGTAGGCGCTTCAGGCTCAAAAATTACTTACAGAAGCATGAAAATATCCATACTGGCAAGAAACCTTTTAGTTGTGAGCAATGTAAGAAATCTTTCAAAACTCCAGAAGAATTAAAACGCCATATTCAAATTCATACTAGACAAAAATCATACATCTGTCAACAATGTGAAAagtgtttttcaaacaattatAACTTGAAAAGGCATATACGAACTCATTCTGTATAA